One Carassius gibelio isolate Cgi1373 ecotype wild population from Czech Republic chromosome A7, carGib1.2-hapl.c, whole genome shotgun sequence DNA window includes the following coding sequences:
- the LOC128017642 gene encoding histone H2A-like has protein sequence MSGRGKTGGKARAKAKTRSSRAGLQFPVGRVHRLLRKGNYAERVGAGAPVYLAAVLEYLTAEILELAGNAARDNKKTRIIPRHLQLAVRNDEELNKLLGRVTIAQGGVLPNIQAVLLPKKTEKPAKAK, from the coding sequence ATGAGCGGAAGAGGCAAAACCGGCGGCAAAGCGAGAGCGAAGGCCAAGACTCGCTCCTCCAGAGCAGGGCTGCAGTTCCCCGTCGGTCGTGTTCACAGACTTCTCCGCAAGGGGAACTACGCCGAACGCGTCGGTGCCGGAGCTCCCGTCTATCTGGCGGCTGTGCTCGAGTATCTGACCGCTGAGATCTTGGAGTTGGCTGGAAACGCCGCGAGAGACAACAAGAAGACCCGCATCATTCCCCGTCACCTGCAGCTGGCGGTGCGCAATGACGAGGAGCTCAACAAACTCCTGGGTCGAGTGACCATCGCTCAGGGCGGGGTGCTGCCCAACATCCAGGCCGTGCTGCTGCCCAAGAAGACCGAGAAACCCGCCAAAGCCAAGTAA